In Geitlerinema sp. PCC 9228, a single genomic region encodes these proteins:
- a CDS encoding peptidase, whose product MNLRTIRQLHRQLAPIVLLPFLVTAITGMGYRLSKDWFGFSRDQVHFLMVIHEGEYLGDFFKPIYVLLNGLALLWMLGTGTAMAVSSIRKSGWLRRPKKTEEPATD is encoded by the coding sequence ATGAATCTTCGCACCATTCGCCAACTTCACCGCCAACTTGCGCCCATTGTATTGCTCCCTTTTTTGGTAACTGCCATTACAGGGATGGGCTACCGTTTGAGCAAAGATTGGTTTGGTTTTTCCCGCGACCAGGTTCATTTCCTGATGGTGATTCACGAAGGAGAATATCTGGGAGATTTTTTCAAACCGATTTATGTTCTGTTGAATGGGTTGGCGTTGCTGTGGATGTTAGGAACGGGAACGGCGATGGCGGTTTCCAGCATTCGCAAAAGCGGTTGGCTGCGTCGCCCCAAGAAAACGGAAGAACCGGCAACGGATTAG